In Zygosaccharomyces rouxii strain CBS732 chromosome A complete sequence, the genomic window ATCGCATGCTTTGGGGAAGGCTAATTCGAATGGCTATGAGTGATTCCGAAGTTGTTGGCAGTATGGAGGCTGTTCCTGTTCCTGCTCCTGTAACTACAGGTCCTGCAACTAGTACAATCTCGGTAGATGGGATTACCGGTGAAGTTACTGTACGTAAGGCTAGTGGTAAAGTCAAAGTACGCAAGGGTCAGTCTAAGgaagaatatgaaaatCAGTTGCATGACTATTTCCAGTTGAATGGAGGTCCCAGAAAAACTGAAGAGAAATGGATGGATGAAGTAGACCCTCTGCGATTGTTGCAGGAAAAGGATTTAACCATTAAACTAAACAGACAATCATTGAGTAATTTCTGCGAGAGGCTGTACTATCAAAGACGTTATGATGAGTGCCTGACATTAGGTGAAGAACTTCTACGACGCTACCAAGAGGTgaataagaagaataagATGCAAAGAGAGAtcgaagaattagaatACATGGTAAAACGTTCTAAGGGTAAATAGTATAcaataaaaatatataaatTTGTTTCTTTCATGGGTATATTCGAATTTCCACACCGCTGATAGTCCTTTTTCGCAATTCAGTATCCACGTCTGGTGGatcgtcatcatcgtcgtTGGACAATTCGTCCATTACATCTACACTCTTGGTCAGAATTTCGACTCTCTTCTGTAACTGGTCTTGAAAATGGCACGCAAGACTTAATGCCTTTTCCACAGCTTTACCCATTCCCAGCACTATAACATATGTGGAACCGGTTCTATTAACATTGGCTAAAAACTTGTTAATTCTCTTGAGTGCACTGACATAAGGTGTCTTTGATTTAAGATATAGAGTTGAATGAACTTGCTTATGAGAAATAGATTTAACTGTAGGATGCTTCTTGATCAGTTTAGCCATCCTCACCTCAATGTTCTGCTGGATAGATAGATGAGTACTTGTGTTAGTTTAAAGGTCCGAAAAGTTAACCTACACTATAAGACAGTGCATCAACCCAAAAGTGATATGGCTAAAGAAGCATCGGATTATTATTGTCGTGCACATTTCATCTACCACCACGGTCAGAAACCTTCTTTGACTTTGGTGACGCCAGCTACCATGTCGAGCGTCCTGCATAGAATATATCCACTACTACTCATAGCAGATGCAACTCTGAGCAATCTCATGTGGATATGTGAGGATTTATGCCTTCCCTTTATTCATTTAGTAATGGTTCTAATGGTGGTGAACTTTTTATGTGAAGATTTACAAGTAGACATTAGTCACATTGCCCAATTATGGTTAGGTTTAATGagtcttttctttctagCGTTCTCAGTGGCTTATTATATATTGACACTTTATCAAGACTTGCTTTACGAATCAGAACCTCCAACAGTAGACGACATTGTAATTGTGTTGGAATCTGTAGTGGATAAACTAGAAACCATACAACATGAAGGGTTGAGTGTGAATAAGAGGCGAGCATTGCAATTAGCAGTATTGTTAACACCACTGCATTGGGGTTTAATCAAATTAGTGTCGATGAAGAACTATTGTATGGGGTTTACTTTAATGTGTATTCTGTACCATTCAAATTGGTTCCAATGTACTTTAAAACTGTTTTGGAGAATTCTGTTGACACGAAAGGTTTATTATGGACTGGAGAGGCTCTTTAATGGTCACGGTCCATTCCCCAAGAAACCAGTGGATTTTTTTAGGGCCATTAGTAGTAGTGAATACATCTATCGAATGGCCTTACCTCATGATGTAAAAGCTCTTCATAGCCATAAGTTACAATTAAGATTACAGCAATTATTTCCCTGGGATAAACCGCTACacaatgatgaaaatggcTCTGATTTGATGGTAATTGAgtttaaaatcaatgaaaACCAAAGGAAATGGCAAGCAGACGGCTGGACCGCCCGCATGTTACCTTATGAGAGAACTAAATATTCCATTGAACTTGGTGGGAAGATAAACACATGCCATTCCCCATGGCAGTTTCAAGAATCTGATCTTAAAAATTGGTCATGGCTTGACGATTGCTGGAGACCTACAGATTGGATTTATTCTGATACTAATTGGGATTTCAAAGGTGTGCACGATTCATTAGACTGCTGCACTAGAACAAGAGCCTGGAAACGCAGAGTCTACCGCCTGATGGAATAATAACTAGCTAGTATCTTATATGTTACGTatttatttgaatgaagTTACGAATTTGCAGAACTACGATTAATCAAGTTCTACTAACGTTAAAAATtcagaaaaaaatggaagaaTAATCCTTTAAGCTGTTGGTGGctttttaaaattgacaCTAGCGCCCTATTGCAATACTTCTTGGTCTTTTTCTATTTCCTTATTACTCTAGATTTTGAATCTCTGACATTTCATGTCCGGTAACACCGGTTTGATCCGGACAGATTTTCTCCGGCTCTTCAAAAGACAATTGCTCGAACTAACGGTCCAATCAACGAACTCATCTCACTACCCTGTACCTCTAAGGGTTCTTATATGAAGTACATCTAAGGTGTTCGTTAGCCATGCGGTGTGTCGAATCCATTGCCATGCAAGGAATAATGTTTAGCCAGGTGAGCCGGCGGTTCCTTAGTGTCTCCCCTCGTCTCAACATGACTTTCGAGGGTAATAAAGAGGGACTAGCAGGTACTGCAGAAGAAAGAATGTCACATATCTTTGGTGCTGGTAGATTAAGAGGTGAACCACCAAAGTCATCAAGTAGAAGAATAAGAGGTGAAAGCAGATTGATTGCGGGTGTTCAAGTGCCATCAAGGCCCGTTGAACCTGATAATTGTTGCATGTCAGGTTGTATAAACTGCGTTTGGGAGCTGTTTAACGATGATATAAGAGAGTGGAGACGCAGGAGGAAAGAAGCAGCTCAGAGAATTAAGGACACTGAGGATATTTGGCCAAGAGATTGGAGTCCACCCTTACCGTATTTAAGTTTAAAGAATGTACCTGAGTCCCTGAAGACTGAAAAGATTCATATGGATAGACAGCGAAAGAaccaaaaacaaaagaatattAGCACTGCAAGTCTTTTCCCTCAAAGAGAAGGGCCTTTGCCAAAAACTGTTCAAGAGGCCAAGAGAAGAAACTTACAGGAGAGGGAAAAAGAGCCAGAAAAACAAGAGGCTACAGATACTTCGAAGGGAAGTAGCAGTGAAGAACCTATttatgacgatgatgatggttGGCAAAATGTTCCAGTTTACATTAGAGCTTTTGCggaatttgaaagaaccaAAAAGCTTCAAAGGTTGCAGGCACAAGAACAGAACCAAACTTAGTCAGACCCATATTATATTATCGTCTCTCAGATGAGCCCGGTTAACTAATATTCAATTGGATAGTAACGTTGTAGAGAATTTATGTACGGTATAACCTCTGTCATTCGGATAAAGCAATGAGAACCTCTACGATATTAGTGATATATgcaataacaataataataaaataaaagacACTTGTAAAATATAAAAAtgtgtatatatatatattaaCATACAAAAAggattgatcaaaaatcAATCTAGATTAACATCACCTTCAGCATCCTTCTTAGAAGATTCTTTGTTTTCAGCTTCACTCTTTCTTTGAGCGcttaatttttcagataGTTCAGCCATCTTCTTAGCTTCATCCTTTTGTCTCAAAGCTTgcttttgttcttcttgcttGGAAAGGTATCTACCTCTGATGATGTTACCAGTGGAGGCCAATTCTTCGTATTTGGCAACGTACTTAGCCTTGGTAGAGTCGTAACCATCTTCGTACAACCAGTCCTCAGCCTTTGCCAATTGGTCTCTCAATTTGGTCTTTTCCTGGTCGGAAGCAAATGGTGCATATTCTTCGTCTAGCTTACCACGTAGGGTGTAGATGTACTCTTCTAGAGCATTCTTACGGTCTTCGGTTTCAGCAACCAATTTGTCTTGACTAGTCATTTCGTTTTCCTTCTCCACAAGTAAGTTTAATTCTTCAGGTTTTAGACCGAAAGTGTGTTCGACGATGTTCAAAGTATCCTTCTTAACGGTCTTGGTGACTTCCTTGTATTCAGGTTCAGCACCTTCTGGAGCATCTTCAGGCAATGGGATTTCTTCCTTAACTGTAATGTCTTCCAAAGTGTAAGCTTCTTCGATAATGTGAAGACCAGATGGGTCACATCTCAACTTCAACTTAACTGGAACGGAAGTAGCACCTTCAGGTAATTGAACACCAGTGATTTCCCATTTAGCAATGTGAGTTGGGACATCTTCTGGCAATTCTTCCTTATGAGTGTAGTAAGCTTCCATAACGAAGTCACCAGTACGGTGCAAAGTGATCATTTTAGTGGATGGGAAAGTGGAACCAGCTGGGAAAACTTCCAAATGATCTTCGTCTTCGACTTGTTTGTCCCAAGAGTAAGACACAGAGTATGCGTGCATGTCTTCGAATTTGAAAGGCTTAACTCTTAGAGTTGGAGAGTGGATAGCACAGATGAAAGCAGCACCCTTGGCAATAGCTTCATCTTGGTTCAAAGTGGTTGACAATTGTTTGTTGAAAGCCTTGGAAATAGTTTCCTTCAAAACTGGGATACGAGAAGTACCACCGATTAATTCGACGAAATCCACATCCTCAACACTCAATTTGGCTTGAGCCAAAGCCTTGTAGATAGGTTCATGGACACGTTCCAACAAAGGCTTCattaattcttccaattcaacACGAGAAAATTGAGAAGAGACGTCAATGTCATTCATAACAGATTCAATGTTGAATGGGGCAGAGGAGTTAGCAGACAaaactttcttcaatttttcagctgCAGC contains:
- a CDS encoding uncharacterized protein (similar to uniprot|Q02872 Saccharomyces cerevisiae YPL108W Hypothetical ORF), translating into MLWGRLIRMAMSDSEVVGSMEAVPVPAPVTTGPATSTISVDGITGEVTVRKASGKVKVRKGQSKEEYENQLHDYFQLNGGPRKTEEKWMDEVDPLRLLQEKDLTIKLNRQSLSNFCERLYYQRRYDECLTLGEELLRRYQEVNKKNKMQREIEELEYMVKRSKGK
- the POP7 gene encoding ribonuclease P/MRP protein subunit POP7 (similar to uniprot|P38291 Saccharomyces cerevisiae YBR167C POP7 Subunit of both RNase MRP which cleaves pre-rRNA and nuclear RNase P which cleaves tRNA precursors to generate mature 5' ends) — translated: MAKLIKKHPTVKSISHKQVHSTLYLKSKTPYVSALKRINKFLANVNRTGSTYVIVLGMGKAVEKALSLACHFQDQLQKRVEILTKSVDVMDELSNDDDDDPPDVDTELRKRTISGVEIRIYP
- the PEX32 gene encoding Pex32p (similar to uniprot|P38292 Saccharomyces cerevisiae YBR168W PEX32 Peroxisomal integral membrane protein involved in negative regulation of peroxisome size partially functionally redundant with Pex31p genetic interactions suggest action at a step downstream of steps mediated by Pex28p and Pex29p), with translation MSTCVSLKVRKVNLHYKTVHQPKSDMAKEASDYYCRAHFIYHHGQKPSLTLVTPATMSSVLHRIYPLLLIADATLSNLMWICEDLCLPFIHLVMVLMVVNFLCEDLQVDISHIAQLWLGLMSLFFLAFSVAYYILTLYQDLLYESEPPTVDDIVIVLESVVDKLETIQHEGLSVNKRRALQLAVLLTPLHWGLIKLVSMKNYCMGFTLMCILYHSNWFQCTLKLFWRILLTRKVYYGLERLFNGHGPFPKKPVDFFRAISSSEYIYRMALPHDVKALHSHKLQLRLQQLFPWDKPLHNDENGSDLMVIEFKINENQRKWQADGWTARMLPYERTKYSIELGGKINTCHSPWQFQESDLKNWSWLDDCWRPTDWIYSDTNWDFKGVHDSLDCCTRTRAWKRRVYRLME
- the DPC25 gene encoding Dpc25p (similar to uniprot|Q02873 Saccharomyces cerevisiae YPL107W Hypothetical ORF) — encoded protein: MRCVESIAMQGIMFSQVSRRFLSVSPRLNMTFEGNKEGLAGTAEERMSHIFGAGRLRGEPPKSSSRRIRGESRLIAGVQVPSRPVEPDNCCMSGCINCVWELFNDDIREWRRRRKEAAQRIKDTEDIWPRDWSPPLPYLSLKNVPESLKTEKIHMDRQRKNQKQKNISTASLFPQREGPLPKTVQEAKRRNLQEREKEPEKQEATDTSKGSSSEEPIYDDDDGWQNVPVYIRAFAEFERTKKLQRLQAQEQNQT
- a CDS encoding uncharacterized protein (highly similar to uniprot|P32589 Saccharomyces cerevisiae YPL106C SSE1 HSP70 family member highly homologous to Ssa1p and Sse2p) gives rise to the protein MSTPFGLDLGNHNSVLAVARNRGIDIVVNEVSNRSTPSIVGFGQRNRFLGEAGKNKQTSNVKNTVENLKRIIGLGYDDKEFPEEAKYFSNKLVKLEDGKVGAQVKFVNKDHVFSAPQLAGMFFDRVKDTVQTETKANISDVCLAVPSWYTEEQRYVVADAARIAGLNPVRVVNDVTAAAVSYGVFKPDLPDVDQKPRVVALVDIGHSSYTCSVIGFKKGEFKVLGTAWDKHFGGRNFDRAITEHFAQEFKTKYKIDINENPKAYSRVVAAAEKLKKVLSANSSAPFNIESVMNDIDVSSQFSRVELEELMKPLLERVHEPIYKALAQAKLSVEDVDFVELIGGTSRIPVLKETISKAFNKQLSTTLNQDEAIAKGAAFICAIHSPTLRVKPFKFEDMHAYSVSYSWDKQVEDEDHLEVFPAGSTFPSTKMITLHRTGDFVMEAYYTHKEELPEDVPTHIAKWEITGVQLPEGATSVPVKLKLRCDPSGLHIIEEAYTLEDITVKEEIPLPEDAPEGAEPEYKEVTKTVKKDTLNIVEHTFGLKPEELNLLVEKENEMTSQDKLVAETEDRKNALEEYIYTLRGKLDEEYAPFASDQEKTKLRDQLAKAEDWLYEDGYDSTKAKYVAKYEELASTGNIIRGRYLSKQEEQKQALRQKDEAKKMAELSEKLSAQRKSEAENKESSKKDAEGDVNLD